A window from Setaria italica strain Yugu1 chromosome VIII, Setaria_italica_v2.0, whole genome shotgun sequence encodes these proteins:
- the LOC101755367 gene encoding transcriptional corepressor SEUSS codes for MMPSGPPNPMGPGQPVGGTAASLLRTSSSLLSGGGGGQPGMGGGGGGMLSAQSPFSSLVSPRTQFGGNGLLGGASSVSSLLNRQSFGNGGHMQGPGSMQGGGMQMGTLQQRGGMDGGGDFIGAGGSDPLSFPSSSQVNLGNQMGSDNMQATSQQQQQQMDVVQDMQQQQQQLPMSYNQQPQHSQQLQQPQATVKLENGGSMVGIKSEQQMGQSDQNGPAQMMRSASGVKLEPQQLQAQMMRSLSSVKMEQQSSDSSAFLQQQQQQQQQQQQQQQQQQQQHLLQLTKQIRNCPDLVSMGGPNAIANSQAAAAAQLSLLQQQRLLHMQQQQQQHQILKNLPLQRNQLQQQQQQQQQQQHQQLLRQQSLNMRTQGKSPPYEPGTCAKRLTHYMYHQQNRPQDNNIEYWRNFVNEYFAPNAKKRWCVSLYGSGRQTTGVFPQDVWHCEICNRKPGRGFETTVEVLPRLCQIKYASGTLEELLYIDMPRESQNASGQIILDYTKAIQESVFEQLRVVREGHLRIVFNSDLKIASWEFCARRHEELIPRRSIIPQVSNLGAVVQKYQAAAQNSTSLSAQDMQNNCNSFVACARQLAKALEVPLVNDLGYTKRYVRCLQIAEVVNCMKDLIDHSRNTGSGPIDSLHNFPRRTASGVNPLQPQQQQPEDQQAIPQSSNQSGQNSAPMTGVQPSASANGDVTSNNSLSCAPSTSAPSPSVVGLLQSSMNSRQDHPMSSTNGGPYNGGGNAAIPKVNSTSSLQSNPSTSFPSPVPTASNNNMMPAPQNTNQLTSPTTSSSIPPMQPPATRPQEAEPSESQSSVQKILQDLLSSQMNGVGQSGNDMKRPNGLNPGVNGVNCLVGNAVTNNPGMGGMGFGAMGGFGHGMRTAMTNNPMAMGARMGMNHSAHDLSQLGQLHQQQQQQQQQHDIGNQLLGGLRQANSFNNIQYDWKPSQ; via the exons ATGATGCCGTCGGGCCCGCCCAATCCGATGGGGCCCGGGCAGCCGGTGGGCGGCACCGCGGCGTCGCTGCTCCGGACGAGCTCCAGCTTGCtcagtggcggaggcggcggacagCCGGGGAtgggcggaggtggtggtggcatgCTCTCTGCGCAGTCGCCCTTCTCGTCCCTGGTCTCGCCGCGCACACAGTTTGGCGGCAATGGGCTGCTTGGGGGTGCCTCGAGTGTGTCCTCCTTGCTCAACCGGCAGTCGTTTGGGAATGGGGGACATATGCAGGGTCCAGGGTCAATGCAAGGTGGTGGGATGCAGATGGGCACGCTCCAGCAGAGAGGAGGGATGGATGGTGGTGGTGATTTCATTGGTGCGGGAGGGTCGGATCCTCTGTCGTTCCCGTCTTCCTCACAGGTTAATTTAGGCAATCAGATGGGTTCAGACAACATGCAGGCGActtcgcagcagcagcaacagcagatgGATGTTGTGCAGGAtatgcagcaacagcagcagcagctgccgaTGTCTTACAACCAGCAGCCACAACATTCTCAGCAGCTCCAGCAGCCACAGGCTACAGTGAAGTTGGAGAATGGGGGAAGCATGGTTGGCATCAAATCCGAACAGCAGATGGGGCAATCTGACCAGAACGGTCCAGCCCAGATGATGCGTAGTGCTAGTGGTGTGAAGCTTGAGCCGCAGCAGTTGCAAGCCCAGATGATGCGGAGTTTGAGTTCAGTCAAGATGGAGCAACAGAGTTCAGACTCATCAGCTttcttgcagcagcagcagcagcagcagcaacagcaacagcagcagcagcaacaacagcaacagcaacattTGTTGCAGCTGACAAAGCAGATTAGAAATTGTCCAGACCTTGTATCAATGGGTGGACCAAATGCAATCGCAAACTCTcaagctgccgctgctgctcaaCTGAGCCTCTTGCAACAACAACGGCTCCTGcatatgcagcagcagcaacaacaacaccaGATTCTAAAAAACTTGCCTTTGCAGAGAAATCAattgcagcaacagcagcagcagcaacaacagcagcaacatCAGCAGTTACTTCGTCAACAGAGTCTAAACATGAGAACTCAAGGAAAGTCACCTCCCTATGAACCAGGAACCTGTGCAAAGAGATTGACCCATTACATGTATCATCAACAGAACAGACCACAA GATAACAACATTGAGTACTGGAGAAACTTTGTCAATGAGTATTTTGCTCCAAATGCTAAAAAGAGGTGGTGTGTCTCGCTGTATGGAAGTGGTCGTCAGACAACTGGAGTTTTCCCACAG GATGTATGGCACTGTGAGATTTGCAATCGGAAACCTGGCCGTGGTTTTG AAACAACAGTTGAGGTACTACCACGATTATGTCAAATCAAGTATGCAAGTGGTACTCTGGAAGAACTTCTGTACATCGACATGCCACGTGAATCCCAGAATGCATCCGGTCAGATTATTTTGGACTACACGAAAGCAATCCAGGAAAGCGTCTTTGAGCAATTGCGTGTGGTTCGTGAGGGGCATCTAAGGATAGTTTTTAATTCAGACCTCAAG ATTGCATCTTGGGAGTTCTGTGCTAGGCGCCATGAGGAACTTATTCCACGGAGATCTATAATACCACAG GTTAGTAATCTTGGTGCGGTTGTACAGAAGTACCAGGCTGCAGCCCAAAATTCAACGAGTTTGTCGGCTCAGGACATGCAGAATAATTGCAACTC GTTTGTTGCATGTGCCCGTCAGTTGGCTAAAGCCCTGGAGGTGCCATTGGTAAATGATTTAGGATACACAAAACGCTATGTTCGCTGCCTTCAG ATTGCTGAGGTTGTAAACTGTATGAAGGATTTGATTGATCACAGCAGGAATACAGGATCTGGACCCATTG ATAGCTTGCATAACTTTCCAAGGAGGACTGCTTCAGGGGTCAACCCTCTTCAACCACAGCAGCAACAGCCTGAGGACCAGCAGGCTATTCCTCAGAGTTCAAATCAGAGTGGCCAAAATTCTGCTCCTATGACTGGTGTGCAGCCTTCTGCCTCTGCCAATGGTGATGTGACATCAAATAATTCTCTCAGTTGCGCCCCTTCTACATCTGCACCTTCACCTTCTGTTGTTGGGCTCTTGCAAAGTTCAATGAATTCTAGACAAGATCATCCGATGAGCAGCACTAATGGTGGTCCCTACAATGGCGGTGGCAATGCGGCAATTCCCAAGGTGAACTCAACAAGCTCATTGCAGTCAAATCCATCTACCTCTTTCCCTTCCCCGGTACCCACAGCATCCAATAACAATATGATGCCTGCTCCTCAAAATACAAACCAACTAACCTCCCCGACTACGTCATCAAGCATACCTCCGATGCAACCACCTGCTACTCGACCTCAGGAGGCTGAGCCAAGTGAGTCCCAAAGCTCGGTTCAGAAAATCTTGCAAGATTTGCTGTCATCACAGATGAACGGAGTTGGCCAGTCAGGGAATGATATGAAGAGACCAAATGGACTAAACCCTGGTGTTAATGGGGTTAATTGCTTAGTTGGCAATGCTGTCACAAATAACCCAGGAATGGGAGGAATGGGGTTTGGTGCCATGGGTGGGTTTGGTCATGGGATGAGAACGGCAATGACGAACAACCCAATGGCAATGGGTGCAAGGATGGGAATGAATCACAGTGCACATGACCTATCACAATTGGGTCAACTACatcagcagcaaca